GCCGACGAGCATGTCGGCGACCATCTCGGTGCCGTCGTCCGACTTCACGCGGGTGGCGACCACCCAGGGCAGGAATTCCTGATAGCGGCCGACATCGGCCACCAGGTCGAACATCTGCTCGGCGCTGTAGGGAAGGCGGTAAACTTCGTGAATGCCGGGCACGGGATCAGGCCTTCACGCCGACCTGCGCCGCTTTTGCCAGCTTCGCTTCACGCGCCGCGCGCATTTCGGCGAAATCGGCACCGGCGTGATAGCTGGAGCGCGTCAGCGGCGAGGCGGCGACCTGCAGGAAGCCCTTGGCGCGGGCGATGGCGCCGTAAGCCTTGAACGCCTGCGGGGTCACGAATTCCTTGACCTCGGCATGCTTGGGCGTAGGGCGCAGGTACTGGCCCATGGTGAGAAAATCGATGTCGGCGCAGCGCATGTCGTCCATCACCTGATGGATTTCGAGGCGCTCCTCGCCCAGCCCCAGCATCACGCCGGACTTGGTGAAGATCGACGGATCGTGGCGCTTCACCTCTTCGAGCAGCCGCAGCGAGGCGTAATAACGCGCGCCGGGGCGGATGGTAGGGTAAAGGCGGGGCACGGTTTCGAGATTGTGGTTGTAGACGTCCGGGCGCGCCATGACGATCGCTTCGACCGCGCGCTGCATCTTGTTGCGGAAATCGGGCGTCAGGATCTCGATCGTGGTCGAGGGAGTCGCGGCGCGGATCGCCTCGATCACCTTCACGAACTGCGAGGCGCCGCCGTCGGGCAGGTCGTCGCGGTCGACCGAGGTGATGACAATGTGCTCAAGCCCTGTCTTCAGTGCCAGTTCGGCGACGTTCGCTGGCTCTGCCGGATCGACGCGGCCGGGCATGCCGGTCTTCACGTTGCAAAAAGCGCAGGCGCGGGTGCAGGTATCGCCCAGGATCATCACCGTGGCGTGTTTTTTGGTCCAGCACTCCCCGATATTCGGGCAGGCGGCTTCCTCGCACACGGTAGTCAGCTTGAGGTCCCGCATCAGCTGGCGCGTCTCGCCGTAACCCTTGCTGGTCGGCGCCTTCACGCGAATCCAGTCCGGCTTGCGCTGGCGCTGCGGTGTTTCTTCGGGGGTCGGCACGGAAGAAAGATCGTTCATGCCGTTCAGATAGTCACATGTGCCCGCGCTTGCCAGTGCCAATATCCGGCGTATGGGAAAGCAGAAGTGTTCCCGCCCTGCAGGAGGCCCGATCGATGACCGAAGTGCTGAACCACCTTCTCGACGGCTATCACCGCTTCCGCACCACCGGCTGGTCGTCCAACCGCGAGCGCTGGGACCAGTTGGGCCAGGGCCAGTCGCCCGAAGTGATGGTGATCGCCTGCTCCGACAGCCGCGTCGATCCCAGCCAGATTTTCGACGTCGCCCCCGGCACGATCTTCGTGGTCCGTAACGTGGCCGCGCTGGTTCCGCCGTTTGAGACCACGCCCGGCCATCACGGCGTTTCCGCCGCGCTGGAATTCGCGGTGCAGGTGCTCAAGGTGAAGGAAGTCGTGGTGATGGGCCATGGACTGTGCGGCGGCTGCAAGGCCGCGCTGACGCAGGACCTCAAGGGCGCCGAAATCGGTCAGGGCGGCTTCGTGGCAGACTGGATCTCGATGCTCGACGAAGCGCGCGAGCCGGTCGCCGCAGCTTACGGCACGACCGGACGAGAAGCCGAGCGCGCGATGGAGCAGGCAGCGGTCAAGGTAAGCCTCGATAACCTGATGACCTTCCCTTGCGTGAAGACCAAGGTGGCCAGGGGCGAGTTGAAACTGCGCGGCGCGTTCTTCGCCATAGCCGACGGCGTGCTGCACCTGTTGGATGAAGATAGCGGCAAGTTCGCCCCGGTGGATTGAGGGGGCGGTAGCGCACCCTCCCCTTCACCCTTGCAGACAAACAAAAAGGGCGGCGGTTTCCCGTCGCCCTTTTCGCTGGTGATCGAAAAAGATCAGTTCGTGGCGGCAGGCGCCGTGGCAGCGGCCGGAGCCGATTTGCTCTTGGCGTAGGCCGACCACAGCTTGGCGACGGGCTGGCGGGTGCCGGTTACCTTCGCGAAGTTGGTCTGCGCATCCGCATACTTGCCCGAAAGCGTCTGCGACATGCCAAGGCGCAGCGCTACCTTGTTGGCATCCACGCCCGGCATCGAGATCGCCTTGGTGTAGAACGTCTCTGCCTTGGCGGGCTGGTCGTAGCTGAGGAACACGTCGCCGGCTGCAACCACCGTCGCGGTGGTGGCGCCAGCCTTGTTGGCATCGCGCTCGGTCGCGGGCAGCGAGGCCTTGTCACCCGCGACGCGGCCCTGCGAGTTCGACAGGTCGGCGCCGATTTCGGCCTGGGTCAGCTTGCCCTTGGCAAGGCCGTCCTGCATCACCTTGACCGCTTCGCCCGGGAAGGCGCGCGGGTCGACGTTCTCGATGTACTCGAAATAGTCGCGCTTTTCAGCCATGCCGCCGGTGACGAACATCAGGCGCATGAGATCGAGGTTCTGGTCGCGCGGCAGCGAGGAAAGCTGGCGGACGACCGAGATCGAGGTGCCCCAGCTCGACGGATAGTACTGGCCGAGAAGCGCTGCATACTCGGTCGAGGGCGCAAGCTGCTTGGCGGTGTAGGTCTGCTGCAGCACGTTGCGCAGCGCGGTTTCCGAAGGCGCGGTGCCCTTGGCCTGAGCTGCGGCCACATCGTCCTTGGCCATCTGCAGAGCGGCTTCGGGGTTGTTGTTGCGCTTGTAGGAATCGGCGAGGACGAGGTCCAGCTGGCCCGACGTATCGCTATATCCGCCATCCTTGGCAGCCTTCAGGTACTTGGCCGCATTGGCGTAGTCCTTGAGCTGGTAGGCGGTGATGCCCGAATCGTAGTTGGTGGTGCCCAGGGCGGCCGCATCGAGCTTGCCGCTTTCGAGCAGCATCATGTTGCCCTGCTGCTTGAGCGCGAGGTCCTTGGAGATGATGCCGAAGTTGCGCATCATCGAGCCGAGTGCATTCTTGTCGTCCGGCGTGGTGGCGACGGGCACTGCTGCTTGGAACGCGGCCTTGCCGTCACCGCCCGCAGCGGTATCGAACGCCTGCTTGGCAGCAGCCATCGCTTCGGGGGTCTGCTGACCGCCCAAGGCGGCAACTGCGGCTTCCATCGCTTTTTGAAGCGGCTGCGCGACCTTCACGAATTCCGGCGAGAACTTGCCGCCGGCGGCCTGCTTCTCTTTCTTGGCAGCCATTGCAGGCGTTGCGACCATGGCGGCCATTCCGCTTGAAAGGGCGACGGCGAGAGCGACACGGGAAACAAGGAACTTGCGAGCCATCTAGGCTAACTCCTCTCAAGACAAAACAAATCCTGCAGTGAGCAGGTCATATCCTGCCCGAAAGCAGGAAGAAAATGAGCGCCGCAGGGTTTGGCGGCGAATTGAACGATTGGCAACCTGCCCAGCAAAATAGGTGGGCGCCGTTGAACGCTCCTTGAATGCAATTCGTCGCACCCGTTCAGGGTTCCCATGCATATGTGTGGAAAACGCCGAACTGCCCCGCCCCGGCGGTGTGGTTCAGGTGGCATTCGCCCCGCGCATGTCCTAGGGCGGTCCATCAACCCTTTCCCACAGCAATCTGGCGACAGCAACGCGTGAGCGACGAGACCGACATCACCGAGCACACCGGCCCCGAGGGCGAATTCATCCGCGTCGACATCGTCGACGAGATGAAGACGAGCTATCTCGATTACGCGATGAGCGTGATCGTGAGCCGCGCGCTTCCCGACGTGCGCGACGGCCTTAAACCGGTCCACCGCCGCATTCTGTTCGCCAGCCAGGAAGGCGGCTTCGTTGCCGGGCGGCCTTATCGCAAGTCGGCGAAGATCGTCGGCGACGTCATGGGCAACTACCACCCCCACGGCGACAGCGCGATCTACGACGCTTTGGCGCGCATGACCCAGGACTGGTCGATGCGCCTGCCGCTGATCGACGGTCAGGGTAACTTCGGTTCGATGGACCCCGATCCGCCGGCCTCGATGCGCTATACCGAAGCGCGCCTGGCCCGGGTCGCCAATTCGCTGCTTGACGATCTCGACAAGGATACCGTCGATTTCGTCGACAACTATGATGGTTCGCGGCGCGAGCCTTCGGTGCTGCCCGCGAAATATCCCAACCTGCTGGTCAACGGCGCCGGCGGCATCGCGGTCGGCATGGCCACCAACATCCCGCCCCACAACCTGGGCGAGGTGATCGACGGCTGCTTCGCGATGATGGACAATCCCGCCATCACCGCGGAGGAACTGTTCCACATCATCCCCGGCCCCGATTTCCCGACCGCGCCGTTGATCCTGGGCCAGCACGGTGCACGCAATGCGTCGTACACCGGACGCGGCTCGATCGTGATGCGCTGCCGCCACCACGTCGAAGAAGCACGCGGCGCAAGCCGGGGTGCCCGCTCGATCGTGCTGACCAGCATTCCCTATCAGGTCGGGAAGTCCAACCTGGTCGAGAAGATCGCCGAAGCCGCCAAGGACAAGCGGATCGAAGGCGTCTCGGACATCCGCGACGAATCGAACCGCGAAGGCATGCGCGTGGTCGTTGACCTCAAGCGTGACGCCTCGCCCGAAGTGGTGCTCAACCAGATCTGGCGCAGCACCCCGGCGCAGTCCAACTTCGCCGCCAACATGCTGGCGATCCGTGGCGGCCGGCCCGAGATCATGTCGCTGCGCGACATTCTCCAAGCCTTCATCCAGTTCCGCGAGCAGGTTATCACCCGCCGCACCAAGTTCGAACTGAACAAGGCCCGCGAACGCGCGCACATCTTGCTCGGCCTGGTGGTCGCGGTCTCGAACATGGACGAGGTCGTGAAGATCATTCGCGGCGCGTCCAACCCGGCCGACGCGCGTGCCAAGCTGATCGCCAAGGAATGGCCGATCGGCGACATCGCGGCCTACATCCGCCTCGTCGAGGCGATCGAACCCGATGCCGAGCAGGCTGGCGGCAGCTACCGCCTGTCCGAAGCGCAGGTGAAGGCGATCCTCGACCTGCGCCTCCACCGCCTCACCGCGCTAGGCCGCGACGAGATCGGCGACGAACTCAAGGAACTGGCGGTCGCGATCGCCGGATTCCTCGAAATCCTGGCCGACCGCGTCAAACTTTACAACGTGATGCGCGGCGAACTTCAGGCTGTGCGTGATGCTTACGCCACCCCGCGCGTTTCCGAGATCACCGCCGCTTTCGATGGGATCGACGACGAAGACCTGATTGAGCGCGAGGACATGGTGGTGACCGTCACCATGGACGGCTACATCAAGCGCACCGCCCTCTCCACCTTCCGCGCGCAGAACCGGGGCGGCAAGGGCCGCGCCGGCATGGCGACGAAGGAAGAGGATGCCGTGACGACGATGTTCGTTACCTCCACGCACAACCCGGTGCTGTTTTTCTCCACTGCCGGCAAGGTCTACCGCCTCAAGGTCTACCGCCTGCCCGAAGGCGGTCCGACCACGCGCGGGCGCCCGATCGTCAACCTCCTGCCCGCGCTGGACAAGGACGAGACGATCCAGACGGTGCTCGCCCTGCCCGAGGACGAGACCGAGTGGAGCAAACTGTCGGTCGTGTTCGCCACGGCCAAGGGCAATGTGCGCCGTAACTCGATGGATTCCTTCGCGAATATCCCCAGCAACGGCAAGTTCGCGATGCGCTTCGACGAAGGCAGCGACGATCGACTGATCGGCGTCGCCCTGCTCGCGGCGGCGGACGACGTGCTGCTCGCCACCCGCAAGGGCCGCGCGATCCGCTTCGCCGGCGACGACGTGCGCGAATTCACGAGCCGCACTTCCACCGGCGTTCGCGGCATGACGCTCAAGGAAGACGACGAGGTCATCTCGCTGTCGATCCTGCACCGCGTCGGCACTGACGGCGAGGAGCGCGAGCAATACCTGCGCTTCGCCCCGTGGAAGGGCGAGAAGGAAGGCGAGTCCACCCTTGCGCCCGAACGCATGGAAGAACTGGCCGCGCGCGAACAGTTCATCCTCACCGTATGCGCCAATGGCTACGGCAAGATGTCCTCGGCCTACGAGTATCGCCGCACCGGACGCGGCGGCCAGGGCATCACCAATATCGACAACATCGGCCGTAACGGGCCGGTGGTGGCCAGCTTCCCGGCCACCCGTGCACAGCAACTGATGCTGGTCACCGACCAGGCCAAGCTGATCCGCCTGCCGCTCGATTCGCTGCGGGTCATCGGACGCGGGTCGGCAGGCGTGCGCCTGTTCACCGTATCGAACGACGAGCACGTCGTCAGCGCCGTGCGCCTCGACGAAGAGCCTCAGGACGACGTGGTCGCAGTGATCCCCGTGGCAGACGATGCGGCCGAAACGCCGGACATCGAAACCCCCGAGGCACCCGAAGCCGAGGGCGACGAGTGAGCGCGGCGGCGGATACCGTCGCCTACAAGATCCTGACCGGCGAGCAGCTTGCAAGGCTGCTCGCCGACGGGACTTTCGCCGGCGCTCCGGTGGACATCGCGGACGGGTATATCCACCTTTCCGCCGCGCCGCAGGCGCAGGGCACGCTGGACAAGCATTTCGCCGGGCAGGACGACCTGCATATCGCCGTGGTCGACCTGACCGCGCTGGGCGATGCGGTGAAGTGGGAAGTCTCGCGCGGGGGCGCATTGTTCCCGCACATCTACGCAGCCCTGCCGCTCTCGGCAGTCCTGTCGCACGCCCCGGTATCGCGGGACGATGCCGGAACCCTGCAACTCCCTCATTGACAATTATAACCAATTAGGTTATAAGCACCGACATCCGCAGCCCCGACGCGTAAGGGAAAGCGGTGTATCGGGTAGGCGCCGTGGGCCGGACGCGTGCGAAAGCCGTGGACCACGCCACCAGCGTCTGACCGGATCGGTTCACATACCCAGGTCCCCGCAATCGGCCCGCCTCCCACGAAGAGGGGGCTTCCCGGATGACCTTCTCGAAGCAGCGGCTTTTGCGAGTCCGCGTCGCCGCTTCGAACCGATCCGCAGGACCGAGCCGGGCTGTAGCAGCCGCTAACCGGCCGTTCGCACCAAAGGCTGCCCTCCCTCGCGTCCTTGCACAGGACGCCCCGGCGCCGACCCGATGATCCCTTGGGCTATGCGTTTTCTTTCGGCGTTACTCCGGCCTCGCCAGCGGGTGATTTGCCATGCCTGGCGTTCCCCCATTCCTGTGGAACCGGGGAAACAGCGCCTAGAAAATATCGTCGCGCATCCGCAGCTCTCCGGTAACCCCGGTCGCCAACACCAGGTTGCCAAGGTAGAACAGCGGCCATGCCGCCAGCGCCACGGCCGGCAGCGAACCGCCCATCGCTGCGATGCCCAGCACATTCCCGGCCACGATCAGCGACGCCCCCAGCCCCACACGAGAACGCGGGAACGTGCTGATCCACGCCGCAGCCGCCATGCCGCCCAGAGCGAGGCCCAGGAACAGCGGCACGCCAACCCCGGCCCGTTCCGCCGCGAAATAGCACAGCAGGGGCGTCCCCAAAGTCAGCGCCAGCGCCGACGCCTTGCGTCCGCCGTCCATCTCCACCCGGCGATGGACAAGGAACATCCCCAACCCGATCAGATAGGCCACCAGCAGCGCATTGAGCGCGATCAGCGGCATGTAGTCCATCAGCGCCGAGCCGATTCCCTGCAACACCAGCATCCCCGCCAGCGACCGCGTATCGTTCCCCCGGTGCCGCAGCGCCGTGTAAACCGCCAGCAACAGCAGCGGCGCGGCTTTGAGCAGCAACAGGTAAAGCCCCGGCGTCTCGCTGCCCTGCAGCCAGATCCAGGCCAGTGCCAGCACCATGCTACCCAGCAACCAGGGGCGGCGTTCGATCAGGGCGCGCTTGGGCATCGTGGTCTTTCTCGTCGCTTCGGTCCGCCCGCGGCTATGGCAGGTGAGCGGGGCCTTTTCCATGACCGCCATACCGGCTAGGCGAGGCTCATGACAAAAGACTCCGGTACGACTTACGACGTTCACATTATCGGCGGCGGCCTGGCCGGCAGCGAGGCAGCCTGGCAGCTCGGCCGCCGGGGCTACCGCGTGCGCCTTTCCGAAATGCGCGGCGCCGGTCCCGAATGGCCGGGCGAGCGCAGCCCCGCCCACCAGGGCGACGGCCTGGCCGAACTGGTCTGCTCCAACTCGTTCCGCTCCGACGACAGCGACAAGAACGCCGTCGGCCTGCTCCACCACGAGATGCGCCGCTGCGATTCGCTGATCATGTCGGCGGCCGCCATCGCGGAAGTTCCCGCAGGTTCTGCGCTGGCCGTGGACCGCGACGTCTTCTCCGCCGAGGTGGAAGCCCGCCTCGCCGCCCTGCCGAACGTCGACATCGTGCGCGAACGCATCGACGTCCTGCCCGAAGGCCGCGTCATCGTCGCCACTGGCCCGCTGACCGCCGAGGCGCTGGCCGGGTCGATCGGTCAGGCGACCGGCGCGGACAGCCTCGCTTTCTTTGATGCCATCGCCCCGATCGTCTACCACGAATCAATCGACATGGACGTGTGCTGGATGGCCTCGCGCTGGGACAAGGGCGAGACCAAGGACTACATCAACTGCCCGATGAACGAGGAGCAATACCTCGCCTTCCACAAGGGTCTGGTCGAAGGCGAGAAGACCTCGTTCAAGGAATGGGAGGCCAACACCCCCTATTTCGACGGCTGCATGCCCATCGAAGTCATGGCCGAACGCGGCGTGGACACCCTGCGGTTCGGCCCGATGAAGCCGGTCGGCCTCGACAACCCGCACTGGGCGACGCCGGAGCATCCGAACGGACGCTGGCCCTATGCCGTGGTGCAGCTGCGCCAGGACAACAAGCTGGGCACGATCTGGAACATGGTCGGCTTCCAGACCAAACTGAAACATGCCGAGCAGGTGAAGCTGTTCCGCACGATCCCCGGCCTCGAAAATGCCGAGTTCGCGCGGCTTGGCGGCCTGCACCGCAACACGTTCCTCAACTCGCCGGTGCTGCTGGACCGGACCCTTCGCTTGAAATCGGCGCCGAACGTTCGCTTTGCCGGGCAGATCACCGGCTGCGAAGGTTATGTCGAAAGCGCGGCGGTGGGCCTCATGGCCGGCCTGATGGCCTGCGCCGAACTGGCCGGCCAGGAATGGCAGGCGCCGCCGCGCACGACCGCGATGGGCGCCCTGCTCTCGCACATCACCGGCGACGCCGAGGCTGAAACCTATCAGCCGATGAACATCAACTTCGGCCTATTCCCGCCGCTGCACGACGTGAAGAAAAAGCAGCGCAAGGAAGCCTACACCGGCCGCGCCAAGGAAGAGATCGCGCCGTGGCTGGAAGGGCTGATGCCGGCGTAAGTCGGCCGCCCCTCAGCAGCTGCATTTTGCCTTGGGCTTGGGCGGCGGCGCTGTGCGGCGAAATTCGGCGGGGGTCAGGTACTGGTCGCGGTCGACGTCGGCTTCGCTAAACTTGTCGACCGTGGCGACCGCCCACTCTTCGAACGTCAGCAGGTTGTTGCCGTCCTTGTCGAGCTTGCGAAAGGCATCGGCGCGGGTCGAGAGCATTTCGCTGCGCGATATCCGCTTGTCGCGGTCACGGTCGTAGCGGAAGAAGCGGCGCTGCTCGCGGCTGAGTTCGGTCGCTTCCGGCAATTCCGGACCCACCATGTCGCCTACGTCAGCGCTGGGCAATGGCGCGGGTCCGATGGACGCGCCGGCGCTGGGCGGAGGGGCGCCGGCTTCCACTTCGGCGCGGCCCTGAAGCCAGAACAGGCCAATGCCCATCATCACGAACACGGCCAGTCCGCCAAGCAGGAAACGGTTCATAGCAAGCCCCTTCATCAAGGCTCGCAGCCTTAGAGGCAGCCCCTATCCTTCCGGAAATTACAACGCTTTAATCTAAAAGCCGAGCAGGCCAAGGCGCATGGCCTTGAGCACCGCGGCAGGGGATGTCGCCGCTTCCTCGCCCTTGTCGAGACGGCGATAAGCGAGCCCATGAAGCACCATCAACGGGCGCAAGGGCCGCGAAAGACGCACGCCTTTGGCACGGTCAGCCAGCGCCAAAGCACGCGCCGTCTCGCG
The DNA window shown above is from Novosphingobium sp. P6W and carries:
- the lipA gene encoding lipoyl synthase, with translation MNDLSSVPTPEETPQRQRKPDWIRVKAPTSKGYGETRQLMRDLKLTTVCEEAACPNIGECWTKKHATVMILGDTCTRACAFCNVKTGMPGRVDPAEPANVAELALKTGLEHIVITSVDRDDLPDGGASQFVKVIEAIRAATPSTTIEILTPDFRNKMQRAVEAIVMARPDVYNHNLETVPRLYPTIRPGARYYASLRLLEEVKRHDPSIFTKSGVMLGLGEERLEIHQVMDDMRCADIDFLTMGQYLRPTPKHAEVKEFVTPQAFKAYGAIARAKGFLQVAASPLTRSSYHAGADFAEMRAAREAKLAKAAQVGVKA
- a CDS encoding carbonic anhydrase, with the protein product MTEVLNHLLDGYHRFRTTGWSSNRERWDQLGQGQSPEVMVIACSDSRVDPSQIFDVAPGTIFVVRNVAALVPPFETTPGHHGVSAALEFAVQVLKVKEVVVMGHGLCGGCKAALTQDLKGAEIGQGGFVADWISMLDEAREPVAAAYGTTGREAERAMEQAAVKVSLDNLMTFPCVKTKVARGELKLRGAFFAIADGVLHLLDEDSGKFAPVD
- the gyrA gene encoding DNA gyrase subunit A, which encodes MSDETDITEHTGPEGEFIRVDIVDEMKTSYLDYAMSVIVSRALPDVRDGLKPVHRRILFASQEGGFVAGRPYRKSAKIVGDVMGNYHPHGDSAIYDALARMTQDWSMRLPLIDGQGNFGSMDPDPPASMRYTEARLARVANSLLDDLDKDTVDFVDNYDGSRREPSVLPAKYPNLLVNGAGGIAVGMATNIPPHNLGEVIDGCFAMMDNPAITAEELFHIIPGPDFPTAPLILGQHGARNASYTGRGSIVMRCRHHVEEARGASRGARSIVLTSIPYQVGKSNLVEKIAEAAKDKRIEGVSDIRDESNREGMRVVVDLKRDASPEVVLNQIWRSTPAQSNFAANMLAIRGGRPEIMSLRDILQAFIQFREQVITRRTKFELNKARERAHILLGLVVAVSNMDEVVKIIRGASNPADARAKLIAKEWPIGDIAAYIRLVEAIEPDAEQAGGSYRLSEAQVKAILDLRLHRLTALGRDEIGDELKELAVAIAGFLEILADRVKLYNVMRGELQAVRDAYATPRVSEITAAFDGIDDEDLIEREDMVVTVTMDGYIKRTALSTFRAQNRGGKGRAGMATKEEDAVTTMFVTSTHNPVLFFSTAGKVYRLKVYRLPEGGPTTRGRPIVNLLPALDKDETIQTVLALPEDETEWSKLSVVFATAKGNVRRNSMDSFANIPSNGKFAMRFDEGSDDRLIGVALLAAADDVLLATRKGRAIRFAGDDVREFTSRTSTGVRGMTLKEDDEVISLSILHRVGTDGEEREQYLRFAPWKGEKEGESTLAPERMEELAAREQFILTVCANGYGKMSSAYEYRRTGRGGQGITNIDNIGRNGPVVASFPATRAQQLMLVTDQAKLIRLPLDSLRVIGRGSAGVRLFTVSNDEHVVSAVRLDEEPQDDVVAVIPVADDAAETPDIETPEAPEAEGDE
- a CDS encoding DUF952 domain-containing protein, with amino-acid sequence MSAAADTVAYKILTGEQLARLLADGTFAGAPVDIADGYIHLSAAPQAQGTLDKHFAGQDDLHIAVVDLTALGDAVKWEVSRGGALFPHIYAALPLSAVLSHAPVSRDDAGTLQLPH
- the trmFO gene encoding methylenetetrahydrofolate--tRNA-(uracil(54)-C(5))-methyltransferase (FADH(2)-oxidizing) TrmFO, whose protein sequence is MTKDSGTTYDVHIIGGGLAGSEAAWQLGRRGYRVRLSEMRGAGPEWPGERSPAHQGDGLAELVCSNSFRSDDSDKNAVGLLHHEMRRCDSLIMSAAAIAEVPAGSALAVDRDVFSAEVEARLAALPNVDIVRERIDVLPEGRVIVATGPLTAEALAGSIGQATGADSLAFFDAIAPIVYHESIDMDVCWMASRWDKGETKDYINCPMNEEQYLAFHKGLVEGEKTSFKEWEANTPYFDGCMPIEVMAERGVDTLRFGPMKPVGLDNPHWATPEHPNGRWPYAVVQLRQDNKLGTIWNMVGFQTKLKHAEQVKLFRTIPGLENAEFARLGGLHRNTFLNSPVLLDRTLRLKSAPNVRFAGQITGCEGYVESAAVGLMAGLMACAELAGQEWQAPPRTTAMGALLSHITGDAEAETYQPMNINFGLFPPLHDVKKKQRKEAYTGRAKEEIAPWLEGLMPA
- a CDS encoding EF-hand domain-containing protein, with translation MNRFLLGGLAVFVMMGIGLFWLQGRAEVEAGAPPPSAGASIGPAPLPSADVGDMVGPELPEATELSREQRRFFRYDRDRDKRISRSEMLSTRADAFRKLDKDGNNLLTFEEWAVATVDKFSEADVDRDQYLTPAEFRRTAPPPKPKAKCSC